From the genome of Scytonema hofmannii PCC 7110, one region includes:
- a CDS encoding CPBP family intramembrane glutamic endopeptidase — MSHEQPSSTFVRTAGRFILIVLTLLTTLTVGQSLLSSWQQPQFQSRLELYQTNLALQAVSLEASDSDSANLKPLEDAILGTKPLDAATQQYQEARKSAQSNLEKIKTQLAQLQSQPETAPATSQPQSQYPPATNPTSEQQQLLQQSLKQVQKLITELDLRLGILQAQQGKTDAAFKTWNEMQQSLGSDSEFGKVAAVLAGLWSDPPRLLPDSEPLIQPNLDGWFKYIALEKLYQLQQRQDALTNLKASQQEVAETAMLRLSLIGTVPVIASLIGVGLLLFLLAERFFKGKAAILAQNGDVTWLTPWDAETILVVFVVGFFFTGQFLVPVAIKAFLVPLVKSVLPIKTLASSVRIQALSVFISYLFVALGALSVLYLAIKRFFPLSNDWFRVRFKENWFLWGFGGYCVALPVVVVVSLINQQLWKGQGGSNPLLQLVLESQDSVALTIFFSTAAIAAPIFEEILFRGFLLPSLTRYLPVWGSILISSFLFAAAHLSLAEIFPLFSLGIVLGVVYTRSRNLLAPMLLHSLWNSGTLLSLFILGSPGQ, encoded by the coding sequence ATGAGTCACGAGCAGCCAAGTTCAACGTTTGTAAGAACCGCAGGGCGGTTTATTTTAATAGTTCTGACTCTGCTAACAACCTTGACTGTCGGTCAGTCTTTATTATCGAGTTGGCAGCAACCTCAGTTTCAAAGTCGCTTGGAACTTTACCAAACAAATCTTGCCCTGCAAGCAGTCTCTTTGGAAGCGTCGGATAGCGACAGCGCAAATTTGAAGCCCTTGGAAGATGCAATCCTTGGTACTAAACCCTTGGATGCAGCTACACAGCAGTATCAAGAAGCAAGGAAATCGGCTCAAAGTAATTTAGAGAAAATTAAAACACAACTTGCACAACTCCAGTCTCAACCAGAAACGGCTCCTGCAACCTCTCAACCTCAATCGCAATATCCTCCTGCAACTAACCCCACTTCCGAACAGCAGCAACTGTTACAGCAGTCGCTGAAGCAAGTGCAAAAATTAATTACCGAATTAGATTTGCGATTGGGAATTTTACAAGCACAGCAAGGAAAAACGGATGCTGCTTTTAAAACGTGGAATGAAATGCAGCAAAGTTTGGGAAGTGATTCTGAATTTGGCAAGGTTGCAGCAGTTTTAGCGGGGCTGTGGAGCGATCCCCCTCGTCTTTTGCCTGATTCTGAACCACTGATTCAACCTAATTTAGATGGCTGGTTTAAATATATTGCTTTGGAAAAACTCTATCAACTCCAGCAACGACAAGATGCCCTCACAAATTTAAAAGCATCTCAACAGGAAGTCGCTGAAACAGCAATGTTGAGATTATCACTGATAGGTACTGTCCCGGTGATTGCTTCTCTAATTGGGGTGGGCTTATTGCTCTTTTTGCTAGCAGAACGTTTTTTCAAGGGAAAAGCTGCAATACTTGCTCAAAATGGAGATGTCACTTGGTTAACTCCTTGGGATGCTGAAACGATTTTGGTGGTTTTTGTCGTGGGTTTTTTCTTCACGGGACAATTCCTCGTACCTGTGGCGATAAAAGCATTCCTTGTGCCTTTAGTCAAATCTGTTCTCCCTATCAAAACCCTCGCCTCTAGCGTGCGAATTCAAGCGCTATCTGTTTTTATCAGTTATTTGTTCGTGGCATTAGGGGCTTTGTCAGTACTGTATTTAGCTATCAAGCGCTTTTTCCCACTATCAAATGATTGGTTTCGAGTCCGTTTTAAGGAAAATTGGTTTTTGTGGGGATTTGGTGGCTACTGTGTAGCATTGCCTGTAGTAGTTGTCGTATCCTTGATTAATCAACAGTTGTGGAAAGGACAAGGCGGTAGCAATCCCCTGTTACAACTGGTGCTTGAAAGCCAGGATTCTGTCGCACTGACGATATTTTTCTCGACGGCGGCGATCGCAGCTCCCATCTTTGAAGAAATTCTCTTTCGCGGTTTTTTGTTACCCTCTCTCACCCGTTATCTACCCGTGTGGGGATCGATCCTCATCAGTAGTTTTTTGTTTGCGGCGGCTCACCTTAGCTTGGCGGAAATTTTCCCCCTGTTCTCTTTGGGTATTGTGCTGGGCGTCGTTTATACGCGATCGCGCAACCTCCTTGCTCCCATGCTTCTCCACAGCCTTTGGAATAGTGGCACTCTTCTAAGCCTGTTTATCTTAGGTAGTCCCGGTCAATGA
- a CDS encoding Uma2 family endonuclease, with amino-acid sequence MLEYKPLFNCLPSAEDLPDSDDIPVDDELQDLIPGFLKAILAWIWASRMDWFFGVDMGVYYDPDLPPVVPDGFLSLGVRRIVSENLRLSYLLWEEKVLPTMVLEVVSKKRRGEYTKKKDFYAELGILYYVIYNPIRPNKPPLDVYRLVNGEYVKHKGNPVWLEEIGLAIGYERGTHLGITRDWLYWYDQQGVRYLTPEELATTAEQRASTAEQRAKRLAEELRSLGIDPDTLRAQRRKMRNYHLNQNFMSHLDRASGAHPTYFY; translated from the coding sequence ATGTTAGAGTACAAACCATTATTCAATTGCTTGCCTTCTGCAGAGGATTTACCTGATTCTGACGATATTCCTGTAGATGACGAACTGCAAGATTTAATTCCTGGTTTTCTCAAAGCAATCTTGGCTTGGATATGGGCTAGCCGTATGGATTGGTTTTTTGGTGTGGACATGGGGGTTTACTACGATCCCGACTTACCTCCTGTCGTACCAGACGGATTTTTGAGTTTGGGTGTCCGCCGGATTGTCAGCGAAAACTTACGCTTGAGTTACTTGCTGTGGGAAGAAAAGGTACTTCCTACCATGGTGCTAGAGGTTGTTTCTAAAAAACGGCGTGGGGAGTATACGAAGAAAAAAGATTTCTACGCCGAGTTAGGAATTTTATACTACGTTATTTACAATCCCATCCGTCCTAACAAACCTCCTTTGGATGTTTATCGTTTGGTAAATGGTGAATATGTTAAACACAAAGGAAACCCAGTGTGGTTGGAAGAGATAGGTTTGGCAATTGGTTATGAAAGAGGAACTCACCTAGGCATTACTCGTGACTGGTTGTACTGGTATGACCAACAAGGAGTAAGATATTTAACACCAGAAGAACTAGCCACCACTGCTGAACAACGTGCTAGCACTGCCGAACAACGTGCCAAAAGGTTAGCAGAAGAGTTACGCTCTTTAGGAATAGATCCAGATACGCTGAGAGCACAGAGGCGAAAGATGAGGAATTACCACCTGAATCAAAATTTTATGAGTCACCTTGACAGAGCTAGCGGTGCCCACCCTACCTACTTTTATTAA
- a CDS encoding Imm1 family immunity protein, with protein sequence MFVLDMSVGNKNEGELIENPSWNHIETAIRELNGKSKTLVTLGADDEMYMSIGGGESEKYIVTVTFDNLSFYSLVDSSKPNITEKLVVGGQEGIYPAKMCVDLLRCLLAARTFTELGKLDPLLSWEEDKSLAVA encoded by the coding sequence ATGTTTGTATTAGATATGTCTGTTGGAAACAAAAATGAAGGGGAATTAATTGAAAATCCAAGCTGGAATCATATAGAAACAGCTATCCGCGAATTAAATGGTAAAAGTAAAACTTTAGTGACACTGGGTGCTGATGATGAAATGTATATGAGTATTGGAGGTGGTGAGTCAGAAAAATATATTGTTACTGTAACTTTTGATAACTTAAGCTTTTATAGCTTAGTTGATTCATCTAAGCCCAATATAACAGAAAAGCTAGTTGTTGGCGGACAAGAAGGAATTTATCCGGCAAAGATGTGTGTTGATTTGTTACGTTGTTTGCTAGCCGCTAGAACTTTTACAGAATTAGGAAAACTCGATCCATTACTTTCTTGGGAAGAAGATAAATCGTTAGCAGTAGCTTAA
- a CDS encoding type II toxin-antitoxin system HicA family toxin, translated as MPRITPISWQRLEKVFLAAGFTFARQEGSHRCYIKPGISRPIVIPTYDEIPVSIIKNNLKTAEISRDNYFQLLNQV; from the coding sequence ATGCCAAGAATAACACCCATTTCCTGGCAACGACTAGAAAAGGTATTTCTTGCTGCTGGTTTTACATTTGCTAGGCAAGAAGGAAGTCATCGTTGCTACATCAAACCAGGCATCTCAAGACCAATTGTAATTCCTACATACGATGAAATTCCCGTCTCAATCATCAAAAATAATTTGAAAACAGCCGAAATCTCTAGAGACAATTATTTCCAGTTGCTAAATCAAGTTTGA
- a CDS encoding Uma2 family endonuclease codes for MTTAPVSPKLVTFEEFTAWRPEGGRYELHNGVIVEMAQPTGKHENVVGFIARKITVEFDRLNLPYHIPKTALVKPPNQESAYSPDILLINRDNLPNEPLWENESTVSQPASIPLVVEVVSTNWRDDYYKKFADYEEMGIPEFWIADYAALGGRNFIGNPKQPAIFVCQLLNGEYQMNLFRGNTSIVSPTFPQLNLTAQQIFDSAL; via the coding sequence ATGACTACTGCACCAGTCTCACCCAAACTAGTAACTTTTGAAGAATTTACAGCATGGCGTCCTGAAGGTGGACGCTACGAACTGCACAATGGAGTAATTGTCGAAATGGCTCAACCAACCGGGAAGCATGAAAATGTTGTTGGGTTCATAGCACGTAAAATAACTGTAGAGTTCGATCGGCTCAACCTTCCCTACCACATTCCTAAAACTGCATTAGTTAAACCACCGAACCAAGAATCAGCCTACTCTCCAGATATTTTATTAATAAATCGCGACAATCTCCCAAATGAACCGCTATGGGAAAACGAGTCAACTGTTTCTCAACCTGCATCTATTCCCTTAGTCGTTGAAGTTGTTTCAACTAATTGGCGAGATGACTACTATAAAAAGTTCGCCGATTATGAAGAAATGGGTATTCCTGAGTTTTGGATTGCTGATTATGCTGCATTAGGGGGACGCAACTTTATTGGTAACCCCAAACAACCTGCCATTTTTGTATGCCAGTTACTTAATGGGGAATATCAAATGAATCTGTTTAGGGGCAACACTTCAATCGTATCCCCTACTTTCCCTCAACTCAATCTGACAGCCCAGCAAATTTTTGATTCTGCTTTGTAG
- a CDS encoding SufS family cysteine desulfurase: MTYTQERTLADKVRSDFPILHQEVNGKPLIYFDNAATSQKPLLVLNTLRDYYEQYNSNVHRGVHALSAKATEAYEAARDKVAAFVNAASRQEIVFTRNATEAINLVAYSWGMKNLQRGDEIILSVMEHHSNLVPWHFVAQKTGAVLKFVELTPEESVDLEQFKTLVSDKTKLVSVVHVSNTLGCINPVKEICAIAHQYGAKVLIDACQSVPHMPINVQQIDCDWLVASGHKMCAPTGIGFLYGKLELLQQMPPFFGGGEMIAEVFLDRSTYADLPHKFEAGTPAIAETIALGAAVDYLSNIGMDKIYAYESELTGFLFEKLVQIPEIRLFGPLPKVAGLGRAALAAFTAKDVHANDLSTLLDQEGIAIRSGHHCTQPLHRHLGIAATARASLSFYNTREEIDVFVKALKETLDFFGSFGS, from the coding sequence ATGACTTATACTCAGGAAAGAACCCTCGCTGACAAAGTCCGTTCTGACTTCCCGATATTACATCAGGAAGTCAACGGGAAGCCTTTAATTTATTTTGATAACGCTGCTACGTCACAAAAACCTTTGCTCGTACTTAATACTTTGCGAGATTATTACGAGCAGTACAATTCCAACGTGCATCGTGGCGTACATGCTCTCAGTGCTAAAGCGACTGAAGCTTATGAAGCAGCTAGAGATAAAGTAGCTGCGTTTGTCAATGCTGCATCGCGTCAAGAAATTGTTTTTACCCGTAATGCGACTGAAGCTATTAACTTGGTGGCTTACAGTTGGGGAATGAAGAATTTGCAACGGGGAGATGAGATTATTCTCTCGGTCATGGAACACCACAGTAATTTGGTTCCTTGGCATTTTGTGGCACAAAAAACGGGTGCTGTGCTGAAGTTTGTGGAACTGACACCAGAGGAAAGTGTTGATTTGGAACAGTTTAAAACACTGGTTTCTGATAAAACCAAATTGGTGTCGGTTGTTCATGTTTCTAATACTTTGGGTTGTATTAATCCTGTAAAAGAGATTTGCGCGATCGCTCATCAATATGGAGCAAAAGTTTTAATTGATGCTTGCCAAAGTGTCCCTCATATGCCTATCAATGTTCAGCAAATTGACTGTGATTGGTTGGTAGCTTCTGGGCATAAAATGTGCGCTCCAACTGGGATTGGCTTTTTGTATGGTAAGTTGGAATTGCTACAGCAAATGCCTCCCTTTTTTGGTGGTGGAGAAATGATTGCTGAAGTGTTTTTAGATCGTTCAACCTACGCCGATTTACCTCATAAGTTTGAAGCGGGTACACCTGCGATCGCGGAAACAATTGCTCTAGGTGCAGCAGTGGATTACCTAAGCAATATTGGTATGGATAAAATCTATGCTTATGAATCAGAATTGACTGGCTTTCTCTTTGAGAAGCTAGTACAAATTCCTGAAATTCGTCTATTCGGACCATTACCTAAAGTCGCAGGTTTGGGGAGAGCCGCCCTTGCTGCTTTCACTGCAAAAGATGTCCATGCTAACGATCTCTCTACATTATTAGATCAAGAAGGGATTGCCATTCGTTCCGGACACCATTGTACTCAACCATTACACCGTCATTTAGGTATTGCAGCAACTGCACGAGCAAGTTTATCTTTCTACAATACTCGTGAAGAAATTGATGTTTTTGTGAAAGCACTGAAGGAAACTTTGGATTTCTTTGGCAGTTTTGGAAGTTAA
- the sufD gene encoding Fe-S cluster assembly protein SufD → MSILVSPSPFPNSHSIDLASTMLDRDAYLIDLLNQIVRDVETRHDDISWLQELRERAVFWVRQSILPTTRDEEWRFTDLSFLRKIQFNVEMRHGASHNGASLDSLPEAATSRLVFVNGVYASELSSVAGLPDGVVVSNLTDLPATCSQRIQEYLAQTEGAHELFTALNTSGMVDVAVVWVSKNVVVETPIHLVFLATGEKSGISLPRCLVVAETGSSVTLVEEYTNRRGAEGAEEERVYFTNAVTEIWVGENARVNHTRIETESAEAVHIGKTAVSQARYSWYSCHAVTFGGKLSRHNLEILQTGEQTETVLNGLTMIGGEQLADTHSAIALNYPHGTSKQLHKCILSDRAHGVFNGKVFVPKPAQLTDAAQLNQNLLLSSKARIDTKPQLEITADNVKCAHGATVSQLEDDEIFYLQSRGIDANDSRNLLVNAFAAEVINQIPIPSVRQYLMQMVSG, encoded by the coding sequence ATGAGTATTCTTGTTTCTCCGAGTCCATTTCCTAATTCGCATTCCATCGATTTGGCATCTACTATGTTGGATAGAGATGCTTATCTCATAGATTTGTTGAATCAAATCGTGCGTGATGTTGAGACGCGTCACGATGATATTTCTTGGTTACAGGAATTACGGGAACGCGCTGTTTTTTGGGTTCGTCAATCCATTTTGCCTACGACTCGTGATGAAGAGTGGCGCTTCACCGATTTATCTTTTTTGCGGAAAATTCAATTTAATGTAGAGATGCGCCATGGCGCGTCTCATAATGGCGCGTCTCTAGACTCCTTACCAGAAGCAGCTACCAGTCGGTTGGTGTTTGTTAACGGGGTTTATGCATCTGAGTTGTCCTCGGTTGCGGGTTTACCAGATGGAGTTGTAGTTAGCAATTTAACCGATCTACCTGCTACGTGTAGTCAACGCATACAGGAATATTTGGCTCAGACTGAGGGGGCGCATGAATTGTTTACTGCTCTGAATACGAGTGGAATGGTTGATGTCGCGGTAGTGTGGGTATCGAAGAATGTGGTTGTAGAAACTCCAATTCATTTGGTATTTCTTGCTACTGGTGAGAAGTCGGGAATTTCTCTTCCGCGTTGTTTGGTTGTGGCGGAGACTGGTAGTAGTGTGACTTTGGTTGAAGAGTATACGAACCGCAGAGGCGCAGAGGGCGCAGAGGAAGAGAGAGTTTACTTTACTAATGCGGTTACGGAAATTTGGGTTGGGGAAAATGCTCGGGTAAATCATACTCGGATTGAGACGGAAAGTGCAGAAGCTGTTCATATTGGGAAGACGGCTGTTTCTCAAGCTCGTTACAGTTGGTATAGTTGTCATGCTGTAACTTTTGGTGGGAAGCTTTCACGTCATAATTTAGAGATTTTGCAAACTGGGGAGCAAACGGAAACTGTCCTCAACGGATTGACGATGATTGGGGGAGAACAGTTGGCGGATACTCACAGTGCGATCGCTCTTAATTATCCTCATGGTACAAGCAAGCAGTTGCATAAGTGTATTCTTAGCGATCGCGCTCATGGAGTATTTAACGGTAAGGTTTTTGTTCCGAAGCCCGCACAGTTGACGGATGCAGCCCAGTTAAACCAGAATTTGTTGCTATCGTCTAAAGCCAGAATTGATACCAAGCCTCAATTAGAGATTACGGCTGATAATGTAAAATGCGCCCATGGTGCTACCGTTAGTCAGTTGGAGGATGATGAAATCTTCTATCTGCAAAGTCGGGGAATTGATGCGAATGATTCTCGCAATTTACTGGTTAACGCCTTTGCGGCTGAAGTCATCAATCAAATACCTATTCCTTCAGTGAGACAATATCTTATGCAAATGGTTAGTGGTTAG
- the sufC gene encoding Fe-S cluster assembly ATPase SufC translates to MIIENSEVVLSVRDLTANVDGTPILKSVNLEVRLGEIHAIMGPNGSGKSTFSKVLAGHPAYKVTGGEIIFQGQNLLEMEPEERARTGIFLAFQYPLEIPGVSNLDFLRVAYNSRQKARGLEELDTFDFDDLVEQKLEVVKMNPAFLNRSVNEGFSGGEKKRNEILQMALLEPKLAILDETDSGLDIDALKIVANGVNQLTSAENATIMITHYQRLLNYIVPDYVHVMARGQIITSGGKELALELESRGYEWVLEENGVEVTV, encoded by the coding sequence ATGATTATTGAGAATAGTGAAGTCGTGCTGTCAGTGAGAGATTTGACGGCAAATGTTGATGGGACACCAATTCTCAAGAGTGTAAACCTTGAGGTTCGATTGGGTGAAATTCATGCGATTATGGGACCGAATGGTTCCGGTAAGAGTACTTTTTCTAAAGTTTTGGCTGGACATCCTGCTTATAAGGTGACTGGTGGGGAAATTATTTTCCAAGGACAAAACTTATTGGAGATGGAACCAGAAGAACGCGCCCGAACAGGAATATTTTTGGCATTTCAGTATCCTTTGGAAATTCCTGGTGTGAGTAATTTGGATTTCTTGCGGGTGGCTTACAATTCCCGTCAGAAAGCACGGGGTTTGGAGGAATTGGACACTTTTGATTTTGATGACTTGGTAGAGCAAAAGCTGGAAGTGGTAAAGATGAATCCTGCTTTCCTCAACCGCAGTGTGAATGAAGGGTTTTCTGGTGGTGAGAAAAAGCGCAATGAGATTCTACAGATGGCGCTTTTAGAACCGAAACTGGCAATTCTAGATGAAACGGATTCGGGTTTGGATATTGATGCGCTAAAAATTGTGGCGAATGGGGTTAATCAACTGACGAGCGCTGAGAATGCGACGATTATGATTACTCACTACCAAAGGTTATTGAATTACATCGTACCAGACTACGTTCATGTTATGGCACGAGGACAGATTATTACTAGTGGTGGTAAGGAACTGGCGCTGGAGTTAGAATCTCGCGGTTATGAGTGGGTGTTGGAAGAAAATGGGGTTGAGGTGACTGTGTAA
- the sufB gene encoding Fe-S cluster assembly protein SufB → MSATVKTLVNQPYKYGFVTDIEADTIPRGLNEDIVRIISAKKNEPEFMLNFRLKAFRQWQKMVEPTWPSVKYPAIDYQNIIYYSAPKQKKQKLNSLDEVDPTLLETFEKLGISLSEQKRLANVAVDAIFDSVSVATTFKEKLAQDGVIFCSISEALQEHPELVQKYLGSVVPGADNYFAALNSAVFSDGSFVYIPKGVKCPMELSTYFRINNGETGQFERTLIVAEEGSYVSYLEGCTAPMYDSNQLHAAVVELVALDNAEIKYSTVQNWYAGDANGKGGIYNFVTKRGLCQGINSKISWTQVETGSAITWKYPSCVLVGDNSVGEFYSVALTNNMQQADTGTKMIHVGKNTRSTIISKGISAGNSSNSYRGLVKINPKAEGARNYSQCDSMLIGDNAHANTFPYIQVQNNAAKVEHEASTSKIGEDQLFYFAQRGISTEDAISMMVSGFCKDVFNQLPMEFAVEADKLLSLKLENSVG, encoded by the coding sequence ATGAGCGCCACTGTCAAAACCTTAGTCAACCAGCCATATAAGTACGGCTTTGTTACTGACATTGAAGCCGACACAATTCCGCGTGGACTGAACGAGGACATCGTCCGTATAATCTCCGCCAAGAAGAACGAGCCGGAGTTTATGTTGAACTTTCGCCTCAAGGCTTTCCGTCAGTGGCAAAAAATGGTTGAACCAACTTGGCCGAGTGTCAAGTACCCTGCAATAGATTATCAAAACATTATCTACTATTCGGCACCAAAACAAAAGAAACAAAAGCTTAACAGCTTGGATGAAGTCGATCCAACTTTATTGGAAACCTTTGAAAAGTTAGGCATCTCCCTATCAGAACAGAAGCGGCTGGCAAATGTTGCCGTTGATGCAATTTTCGATAGTGTTTCCGTAGCGACAACATTCAAAGAAAAGCTCGCTCAAGATGGTGTTATCTTCTGCTCCATTTCAGAAGCATTGCAAGAACATCCAGAACTTGTACAAAAGTACTTGGGTAGCGTTGTTCCGGGAGCAGATAATTACTTTGCAGCCTTAAATTCTGCTGTATTTAGTGATGGATCTTTCGTCTACATTCCTAAGGGTGTGAAATGCCCAATGGAACTGTCTACCTACTTCCGCATTAACAACGGTGAAACTGGGCAATTTGAGCGAACACTGATTGTCGCTGAGGAAGGAAGCTATGTTTCTTACCTTGAAGGTTGTACTGCGCCGATGTACGACAGCAACCAATTACACGCTGCTGTTGTCGAACTCGTTGCTTTAGACAACGCTGAAATTAAATACTCAACCGTTCAGAACTGGTACGCGGGCGACGCAAATGGCAAAGGTGGTATCTACAATTTCGTCACCAAGCGCGGTTTGTGCCAAGGTATCAATTCTAAAATTTCTTGGACTCAAGTAGAAACAGGTTCTGCAATTACCTGGAAATATCCCAGCTGCGTGCTAGTGGGTGATAACTCTGTAGGTGAGTTTTATTCAGTAGCCCTGACAAACAATATGCAGCAAGCTGATACCGGGACCAAAATGATTCACGTTGGTAAGAACACCCGCAGCACAATTATTTCTAAGGGGATTTCTGCTGGTAACTCTAGCAACAGCTATCGCGGACTCGTAAAAATCAATCCCAAAGCAGAAGGGGCGAGAAATTATTCTCAGTGCGACTCTATGTTGATTGGGGATAATGCTCATGCCAATACTTTCCCTTATATCCAAGTGCAGAATAATGCTGCCAAGGTAGAGCATGAAGCTTCTACTTCTAAGATTGGGGAAGATCAACTCTTTTACTTTGCACAACGCGGTATCTCGACAGAAGATGCTATTTCCATGATGGTGAGTGGCTTCTGTAAGGATGTATTCAATCAGCTACCTATGGAGTTTGCTGTAGAAGCTGATAAGTTGTTGAGTTTGAAGTTGGAAAATAGTGTTGGGTAA
- the sufR gene encoding iron-sulfur cluster biosynthesis transcriptional regulator SufR — MATIHQSSTKQDILEYLLKHSQATAFDLADALDVSPQAIRRHLKDLEAEQLLTLLSSVQGGMGRPQHIYQLTRQGKERLNIKVSERLGDSYGRFAVSLLDTLAETVGVDEVSSILRKQWERKAQDYRERVGDAPLSERVATLVELRKAEGYMAEYHPVASGESLDEQFILTEHNCAISNVAESFPSVCGHELEMFAAVLPDCTVERTHWIINGEHRCGYLVQARK; from the coding sequence ATGGCGACTATCCACCAGTCCTCAACCAAGCAAGATATTCTGGAATATCTTTTAAAACACTCACAAGCTACGGCTTTCGATCTGGCTGACGCTTTAGACGTTAGCCCTCAAGCAATTCGCCGTCATCTTAAAGATTTGGAAGCAGAGCAACTCCTGACTCTCTTGTCATCCGTACAAGGGGGAATGGGGCGTCCGCAACATATCTATCAACTGACTCGTCAGGGCAAAGAACGGTTAAATATAAAAGTCAGCGAACGTCTCGGCGATAGCTATGGCAGGTTCGCCGTTTCTCTACTGGATACATTAGCGGAAACGGTAGGAGTGGACGAAGTCAGTTCAATTCTCAGAAAACAATGGGAACGCAAAGCGCAAGATTATCGAGAACGCGTTGGTGATGCTCCTCTATCAGAGAGAGTGGCGACTTTGGTAGAGCTGAGAAAAGCTGAAGGCTATATGGCTGAATATCATCCAGTAGCATCAGGTGAGTCATTGGACGAGCAGTTTATTCTCACCGAACACAACTGCGCGATTTCCAATGTTGCAGAGTCTTTCCCCAGTGTTTGCGGTCATGAATTAGAAATGTTTGCTGCTGTATTACCAGATTGTACGGTAGAACGTACTCACTGGATTATTAATGGCGAACATCGTTGTGGATATCTAGTCCAAGCCAGAAAGTAA
- a CDS encoding YbjQ family protein gives MILTTTDVIQGSIVDSYLGIVTAEVVYGSNFLRDFFASIRDIIGGRTGSYERLFEQGQQKAIEELSLRARRLGADAVIGIEIDTGTINVDQSGVLILITATGTAVKLR, from the coding sequence ATGATTTTGACTACAACTGATGTCATTCAGGGGTCTATCGTTGATTCATATTTAGGCATTGTGACCGCAGAAGTTGTCTACGGAAGCAATTTCCTGCGAGATTTCTTTGCGAGTATCCGAGACATCATTGGTGGACGCACTGGAAGTTACGAACGGCTATTTGAGCAGGGTCAACAGAAAGCAATAGAAGAATTATCCCTACGAGCAAGGCGTTTGGGTGCGGATGCTGTTATTGGTATTGAAATTGATACTGGTACCATCAATGTTGACCAATCAGGCGTTCTCATACTTATTACCGCCACAGGGACAGCTGTGAAATTGCGATAG
- a CDS encoding tetratricopeptide repeat protein, with protein MYKQTSFIVSIFIIGSIAATIPSVARAQNILPQQSSQELKELLDEGRRLVDTGDYDNAIAVYQRATTLEPKNATIYAGIGYLYAQQGNLPAALTAYRRAVAINPNNGDYQYALGYVSGNLGDNKTAKDAYRRAIQSNRTNANAYIGLSTVLLRLGEYVNAKWAYEQAVNLDPKNPQVYELRGNILMKQGKSKDAIAVFKKARELYERQGKSESVVRLEAVLRNLGV; from the coding sequence GTGTACAAGCAAACATCTTTTATAGTAAGTATTTTCATTATTGGCAGTATCGCAGCAACAATACCATCAGTGGCTCGCGCTCAAAACATTTTGCCACAACAGAGTTCTCAGGAGTTGAAAGAACTTCTAGATGAAGGGCGGCGACTTGTGGATACAGGTGATTACGATAATGCGATCGCAGTCTATCAAAGAGCCACAACTTTAGAGCCAAAAAATGCCACAATCTACGCTGGCATTGGCTACCTCTACGCCCAGCAAGGAAATTTGCCTGCAGCATTAACGGCGTATCGGCGTGCTGTAGCGATCAACCCCAACAATGGGGATTATCAATATGCTTTGGGCTACGTAAGTGGTAATTTGGGAGATAACAAAACAGCTAAAGACGCTTACAGACGTGCAATACAAAGCAATCGGACTAATGCCAATGCTTACATAGGGTTATCAACAGTACTTTTGCGTTTGGGAGAGTACGTAAATGCCAAATGGGCGTATGAACAAGCAGTCAACCTAGACCCCAAAAATCCACAAGTGTATGAGTTGCGGGGTAATATATTGATGAAGCAAGGAAAATCGAAAGATGCGATCGCAGTTTTCAAAAAAGCTAGAGAATTATACGAACGGCAAGGTAAGTCAGAAAGCGTGGTTAGACTAGAAGCCGTGCTCCGTAATTTAGGAGTTTGA